In Rheinheimera sp. MM224, one DNA window encodes the following:
- a CDS encoding Fic family protein has product MDIYRSFYQPDSDMSELMQHIEVLLTEWTERIALISSQQGLVLQHRALQASLALDHNSLSVVQLQELAAGKRVVALVQDIRQAKNALALLQQLDSLKPYQSTDLRRAHATFMATVVSDAGQYRQQGAGVYEDHKLVHMPPAPSKVEALVDELFAGQQHEQLHPLISSCLMHYQLAYIHPFSDGNGRLCRLWQQLILIQWQPSMAYLPFTAVLKEKARDYQKTLRQAAPKYDATSFILFMLRSIQESLVAELQQLGQSSATQNVVLPDQPLVNLSQFVQLKAQKVKSKTPGPWYKTEDQILKKLKKDNRLSAKTIADELGLSSRAIEKQLAKLKAEGKLVRTGPAKGGRWQVVA; this is encoded by the coding sequence ATGGACATATATCGGAGCTTTTATCAGCCAGACTCAGACATGTCTGAGTTAATGCAGCATATAGAAGTATTACTGACTGAATGGACTGAGCGTATTGCTTTGATTTCATCGCAACAAGGCTTGGTGCTCCAGCATCGCGCCTTGCAGGCCAGCCTGGCGCTGGATCACAATTCTTTGTCTGTGGTGCAGTTACAGGAGCTTGCCGCTGGTAAACGAGTGGTCGCCTTGGTGCAGGACATACGACAGGCCAAAAACGCACTGGCCTTGCTCCAGCAACTGGATAGTCTTAAGCCTTATCAAAGCACCGACTTACGTCGGGCTCATGCTACCTTTATGGCAACTGTTGTTTCTGATGCAGGGCAGTATCGGCAGCAGGGCGCCGGAGTATATGAAGATCATAAGCTGGTGCATATGCCACCTGCACCTTCTAAAGTTGAGGCTTTGGTGGATGAGCTTTTTGCCGGACAGCAGCATGAACAGCTCCATCCGTTGATCTCTTCTTGCCTGATGCATTATCAGCTGGCTTATATTCATCCATTTTCTGATGGCAATGGTCGTTTGTGTCGTTTATGGCAGCAGTTGATTTTAATTCAGTGGCAGCCATCTATGGCTTATCTGCCTTTTACTGCAGTACTGAAAGAAAAAGCGCGTGACTATCAGAAAACCTTACGACAAGCTGCACCTAAATATGATGCAACCAGTTTTATTCTGTTTATGCTGCGCAGTATACAAGAATCTTTGGTGGCTGAATTGCAGCAATTAGGTCAAAGCAGCGCCACTCAGAACGTAGTTCTGCCGGATCAACCGCTAGTGAATTTATCACAGTTTGTGCAGTTAAAAGCGCAAAAAGTGAAAAGTAAAACGCCTGGACCCTGGTATAAAACCGAAGATCAGATTTTGAAAAAACTGAAAAAAGACAACAGATTAAGTGCCAAAACTATTGCCGATGAATTGGGGTTGAGCTCCAGAGCCATAGAAAAACAACTTGCAAAGTTAAAAGCCGAAGGCAAGCTGGTGCGTACTGGTCCTGCCAAAGGCGGGCGCTGGCAGGTTGTGGCCTAA